Proteins from one Impatiens glandulifera chromosome 2, dImpGla2.1, whole genome shotgun sequence genomic window:
- the LOC124924086 gene encoding peroxisome biogenesis protein 5-like — MAMRDLVTGGAACAVPGSSSSSNPLGALANNLFGSSSKTQERLREIPTLSSTTSDGNIYADPRNALPVSEFDHQLPPTIHGSDFLRGFHSADQNRLSDAWNEVQNIPGMDRVSDFNGPLQPQLDGPPQRVLTSFLHQFVHSSQAGVPFHPMPLPVLGLSQGDKQCIRDRSSIMARHFFADKSEEFINAQVNALLSSLDIDGDVRARGPMPGRFRELEGYWNESQGMQRPGHQAADGWVDEFAQQRIDHGDPNAWALSFERQHGTNGWASEFDREQTQIMSVNQMRGAHIPNIAALEQSRLLAHTLAQNNDPKFQNSKFLQFVSKMSRGDLVIEDNQVKPAATSSGGDWASEFQQQLDSKHTWADQFVHGELSRGPEGWANEFAAERELGTADDQWVNEFSKLRVNDWADEFGRQVGEGVLGDNDGWVNSYDEFLNEQKASKEYSDRGVYVFSDMNPYVGHANPLKEGQDLFRKGLLSEAVLALEAEVLKNPSNSEGWRLLGVAHAENDDDQQAIASMMRAHEVDPTNLEILLALGVSHTNELEQAAALKYLYGWLRHHPKYRSITPTEMSDSLFHPDVTRLYHNAAQMSPEDSDVHIVLGVLYNLSREFDKAIESFQTAIKLKPQDYSLWNKLGATQANSIQSADAILAYQQALDLKPNYVRAWANMGISYANQGMYEDSIRYYVRALAMNPKADNAWQYLKISLSCASRNDMLEACNHRNIEALQKEFPL, encoded by the exons ATGGCGATGCGTGATCTTGTAACCGGCGGGGCGGCATGTGCTGTTCctggttcttcttcatcttcaaacccTCTCGGTGCTCTAGCCAATAACCTTTTTGGTTCTTCTTCAAAAACTCAG GAAAGGCTGAGAGAAATTCCTACATTGTCATCTACAACTTCTGATGGTAACATCTATGCTGATCCACGGAATGCATTACCTGTATCAGAGTTTGACCATCAGCTTCCACCTACTATCCAT GGATCAGATTTCCTTAGGGGCTTTCACTCTGCTGATCAGAATAGACTGTCTGATGCTTGGAATGAGGTACAAAACATACCTGGGATGGATCGCGTGTCAGATTTTAATGGACCTCTACAACCACAGTTGGATG GACCACCTCAACGAGTTTTGACAAGTTTTCTGCATCAATTTGTTCATAGCAGTCAAGCTGGCGTTCCTTTTCATCCTATGCCTCTTCCAGTTTTGGGTTTGTCACAAGGTGACAAACAATGCATACGTGATCGTAGCAGCATCATGGCTCGACACTTCTTTGCAGATAAAAGTGAAGAATTCATTAATGCACAG GTTAATGCACTATTATCATCATTGGATATTGATGGAGATGTTAGAGCTAGGGGCCCTATGCCTGGGAGATTCCGTGAATTGGAGGGATATTGGAATGAGTCTCAAGGTATGCAGAGACCTGGCCATCAGGCAGCTGATGGTTGGGTTGACGAATTTGCCCAACAACGAATAGACCATGGTGATCCAAATGCTTGGGCTTTGTCATTTGAACGGCAGCATGGTACTAATGGCTGGGCTTCTGAATTTGATCGA GAACAAACTCAGATCATGTCGGTGAATCAAATGAGAGGTGCACATATCCCAAATATTGCTGCATTGGAGCAGAGCCGCTTGCTGGCCCATACATTAGCTCAAAATAATGACCCAAAATTCCAG AATTCAAAATTTCTTCAGTTTGTTTCAAAAATGAGTCGTGGTGATCTTGTCATTGAGGATAATCAAGTCAAGCCAGCTGCAACATCTTCAGGTGGGGATTGGGCATCAGAATTTCAGCAACAACTTGATAGTAAACATACATGGGCTGATCAATTCGTGCATGGAGAG CTTTCTCGTGGTCCTGAAGGATGGGCAAATGAGTTTGCAGCTGAACGTGAACTTGGAACAGCTGATGATCAGTGGGTCAATGAATTTTCAAAACTGCGGGTGAATGACTGGGCAGACGAATTTGGCCGTCAAGTTGGGGAAGGGGTATTGGGGGATAATGATGGCTGGGTCAACTCATATGATGA GTTTCTAAATGAACAAAAAGCTTCCAAGGAGTATTCTGATAGGGGGGTTTATGTGTTCTCTGACATGAACCCATATGTGGGTCACGCCAATCCTTTGAAAGAAGGTCAAGATCTTTTCCGAAAAGGTCTTCTTAGTGAAGCTGTGCTTGCCTTAGAGGCTGAAGTGTTGAAAAACCCTAGCAACTCTGAAGGTTGGAGGTTGCTTGGAGTAGCCCATGCTGAGAATGATGATGATCAACAG GCTATTGCATCCATGATGCGTGCACATGAGGTTGATCCAACAAACCTTGAAATACTCCTCGCTCTTGGTGTCAGTCATACAAATG AGTTGGAACAAGCAGCAGCATTAAAGTACTTGTATGGTTGGTTACGCCATCATCCAAAATACAGGTCGATTACACCTACAGAGATGTCTGATTCCCTCTTCCACCCTGAT GTCACAAGATTATATCACAATGCTGCTCAAATGTCTCCTGAAGACTCTGATGTGCACATAGTGCTTGGTGTATTGTATAACTTGTCTAGGGAGTTTGACAAAGCCATTGAATCATTTCAGACTGCTATAAAACTTAAGCCACAAGATTACTCTCTGTGGAACAAGCTGGGTGCAACACAAGCCAATAGCATTCAAAGTGCTGATGCTATACTGGCTTATCAACAG GCGCTAGATCTGAAACCGAACTATGTCCGCGCTTGGGCTAATATGGGTATTAGTTATGCCAACCAG GGCATGTATGAGGATTCAATCCGGTACTATGTCAGGGCACTTGCAATGAATCCAAAGGCTGATAACGCGTGGCAATATCTGAAAATTTCTTTAAG TTGTGCTTCACGGAATGATATGTTGGAAGCTTGCAACCATAGGAATATTGAAGCTCTTCAAAAGGAATTCCCACTTTGA
- the LOC124925519 gene encoding ras-related protein Rab2BV-like yields MAYKVDHQYDYLFKIVLIGDSGVGKSNILSRFTRNEFCLESKSTIGVEFATRTLQVEGKTVKAQIWDTAGQERYRAITSAYYRGAVGALLVYDITKRQTFENVERWLRELRDHSDSNIVIMLAGNKADLNHLRSVSEHDGQGLAEREGLSFLETSAMEAINVESAFQTIMLDIYQIISRKALAAQEAIVGGLPGQGISINVGDYTSSVNRRTCCSN; encoded by the exons ATGGCGTATAAGGTAGATCACCAGTACGATTATCTATTTAAGATCGTCTTGATCGGAGATTCCGGCGTCGGAAAATCAAATATACTTTCCAGATTCACTCGCAATGAGTTCTGCTTGGAATCCAAATCCACCATCGGCGTTGAATTCGCCACCAGAACTCTTCAG GTGGAAGGAAAGACAGTAAAGGCTCAAATATGGGATACGGCTGGGCAAGAAAGGTACAGAGCAATCACAAGTGCATACTATAGGGGTGCAGTTGGGGCACTATTGGTTTATGACATAACCAAGAGACAAACGTTCGAAAATGTTGAGAGATGGCTCAGGGAGCTAAGAGACCATTCAGACTCCAACATCGTGATCATGTTGGCAGGAAACAAGGCCGACTTAAATCATCTCAGGTCAGTCTCAGAGCATGATGGACAAGGATTGGCGGAGAGGGAAGGGTTATCATTCCTCGAAACGTCTGCCATGGAAGCTATAAATGTTGAGAGTGCATTTCAGACTATCATGCTAGATATTTATCAGATAATAAGCCGGAAAGCCTTGGCAGCTCAGGAAGCAATTGTGGGTGGTCTTCCTGGCCAAGGAATTTCCATTAACGTCGGAGATTACACAAGTAGTGTAAATAGGAGAACTTGCTGTTCCAACTGA
- the LOC124925518 gene encoding protein DA1-related 2-like isoform X1 yields the protein MPNSSTLTDLSHSSSSSSVYAGDFVSSSGEKKSRFVSWLSKLFNNASDSEPIPKFLQEEPMVFRAPLRFLGDRPRSGREKEELDRAIALSLAEDLNRPPIGGFRWNGDNGQDIARKVHERFSSSFYPPFAPTQYYSRGYRLCSACNRDIGHGNYLSCMGNFYHPECFRCHACGSQIIEHEFSLSARKAYHKSCFKEMSHPRCDVCQHFIPANGASLIEYRCHPYWSQKYCPSHEHDNTARCCSCERLESVNARYVALGDGRSLCLECMESAVMDTGDCQPLYHSIRDYYEGLNMRIDQQIPMLLVERQALNEAIVGEKHGYHHMPETRGLCLSEEQTVTSVLRRPMMGGHRLMGMRTQPQRLTRRCEVTAILVLYGLPRLLTGAILAHELMHAWLRLKGFRNLSPEVEEGICQILSYMWLESEVMTTSSSSSSSSSSKKGARSNTENKIGQFFKHQIEHETSPTYGGGFRAARAAVNKYGLRATLDHIKSTGSFPF from the exons ATGCCTAATTCCTCAACCCTCACCGACCTATCTcactcctcctcctcctcatctGTTTATG CAGGGGATTTTGTTTCTTCATCCGGAGAGAAGAAGTCTCGATTCGTCAGTTGGTTGAGCAAGCTTTTTAATAACGCCTCAGATAGTGAACCTATACCCAAGTTTCTCCAAGAAGAACCCATGGTTTTCCGTGCTCCTCTTCGTTTTCTG GGTGATCGCCCCCGGTctggaagagaaaaagaagaattgGATCGAGCGATTGCACTTTCTTTGGCTGAAGATTTGAATAGACCACCAATAGGAG GCTTTAGATGGAATGGAGATAATGGCCAAGATATTGCTAGGAAAGTTCATGAGAGATTTAGTTCGTCATTCTACCCTCCATTTGCTCCTACTCAATATTATTCGAGGGGATATCG ATTATGCAGTGCCTGCAACCGTGACATTGGCCATGGAAACTATTTGAGTTGCATGGGAAACTTTTACCATCCAGAGTGCTTCCGATGTCATGCATGTGGTTCTCAGATAATTGAGCATGAG TTTTCTTTGTCAGCGAGGAAAGCATACCACAAATCCTGCTTCAAAGAGATGTCACATCCCAGATGTGATGTTTGTCAACATTTT ATCCCTGCCAATGGAGCTTCTTTGATCGAGTATCGATGCCATCCATACTGGTCCCAAAAATATTGTCCTTCACATGAGCATGACAACACAGCCCGATGCTGCAGCTGTGAGCGTCTAGAG TCTGTGAACGCAAGATACGTTGCCTTAGGAGATGGTCGGAGTCTTTGTCTGGAGTGCATGGAATCTGCTGTGATGGATACGGGTGACTGTCAGCCACTTTACCATTCAATTAGAGATTATTATGAAGGACTGAACATGAGGATCGACCAACAAATTCCTATGCTTCTGGTTGAAAGACAAGCTCTTAATGAAGCAATCGTAGGAGAGAAGCAT GGTTACCATCACATGCCTGAGACAAGGGGTTTATGTTTATCAGAAGAACAAACTGTTACTAGT GTTCTAAGAAGGCCGATGATGGGAGGTCATAGACTGATGGGGATGAGGACTCAACCTCAAAGACTGACACGGAGATGTGAAGTGACTGCTATTCTCGTTCTATATGGCCTCCCTAG GTTGTTGACAGGCGCAATTCTTGCTCACGAGTTGATGCATGCTTGGCTGCGCTTGAAAG GATTTCGTAACCTTAGCCCTGAGGTAGAAGAAGGCATCTGTCAAATTCTTTCATACATGTGGCTTGAGTCAGAGGTAATGACGACGTCATCGTCGTCATCGTCATCATCCTCCTCCAAGAAAGGTGCAAGGTCAAACACAGAGAATAAGATAGGGCAGTTTTTCAAGCATCAGATTGAGCACGAAACCTCTCCAACCTATGGAGGAGGATTTCGGGCTGCTAGAGCTGCTGTTAACAAATACGGTTTGCGTGCCACCCTTGATCACATTAAATCTACCGGAAGTTTTCCTTTTTGA
- the LOC124924087 gene encoding leucine-rich repeat extensin-like protein 5 isoform X2: MADDILNQTGFWLPPDILSDDDDSKTLFLNTRIPFDYRPQVMKTVGLSCSQFPPRAASQKPPMLPVSTHFRSMQPSYVSSNATFRAPFTRNNPLPPPSPRTTPLPPPSPRTTPLLPPSPRTTPLPPPSPRTTLLPPPSPRTTPLPPPSPRTTPLPPPSPRTTPLPPPSPRTTPLPPPSPRTTPLPPPSPRTTPLPPPSPRTSPLPPPSPRTSPLPPPSPRTSPLPPPSPRTTPLPPPSPRTTPLPPPSPRTTLLPPPSPRTTLLPPPSPRTTLLPPPSPRTTLLPPPSPRTTLLPPPSPRTTLLPPPSPRTSLLPPPSPRTTLLPPPSPRTTLLPPPSPRTTLLPPPSPRTTLLPPPSPRTTLLPPPSPRITLLPPPSPRITLLPPPSPWTTLLPPPSPWTTPLPLPSLRTTPLPPPSAVNHSLRGLCSNNYKGRPYSSMTAAAGRRCGPISAWHPNLFLQGGVLGMGGSEMKKEYAGTGVFWPRHRLPDSAWKKPNDMGRRKVQQHLMHEKKNKKKKIASLQLGEGGEVPITHESFLPHEWTY; encoded by the exons ATGGCTGACGACATTCTCAACCAAACAGGCTTCTGGCTTCCACCGGATATCCTCTCCGATGATGACGATTCAAAAACTCTGTTTCTTAACACCAGAATTCCTTTTGATTACAGACCACAGGTGATGAAAACCGTAGGCTTGTCATGCAGTCAATTCCCCCCTCGTGCTGCTTCCCAG AAACCACCGATGTTGCCCGTTTCGACTCATTTCAGAAGCATGCAGCCCAGCTATGTAAGTTCAAATGCTACCTTTCGAGCCCCATTTACTCGGAACAATCCGCTGCCGCCTCCATCTCCTCGTACCACTCCGCTGCCGCCTCCATCTCCTCGTACCACTCCTCTGCTGCCTCCATCTCCTCGTACCACTCCTCTGCCGCCTCCATCTCCTCGGACCACTCTTCTGCCGCCTCCATCTCCTCGGACCACTCCTCTGCCGCCTCCATCTCCTCGTACCACTCCGCTGCCGCCTCCATCTCCTCGTACCACTCCGCTGCCGCCTCCATCTCCTCGTACCACTCCGCTGCCGCCTCCATCTCCTCGGACCACTCCGCTGCCGCCTCCATCTCCTCGTACCACTCCTCTGCCGCCTCCATCTCCTCGTACCTCTCCTCTGCCGCCTCCATCTCCTCGGACCTCTCCTCTGCCGCCTCCATCTCCTCGTACCTCTCCTCTGCCGCCTCCATCTCCTCGGACCACTCCTCTGCCGCCTCCATCTCCTCGGACCACTCCTCTGCCGCCTCCATCTCCTCGGACCACTCTGCTGCCGCCTCCATCTCCTCGGACCACTCTGCTGCCGCCTCCATCTCCTCGGACCACTCTGCTGCCGCCTCCATCTCCTCGGACCACTCTGCTGCCGCCTCCATCTCCTCGGACCACTCTGCTGCCGCCCCCATCTCCTCGGACCACTCTGCTGCCGCCTCCATCTCCTCGGACCTCTCTGCTGCCGCCTCCATCTCCTCGGACCACTCTGCTGCCGCCTCCATCTCCTCGGACCACTCTGCTGCCGCCTCCATCTCCTCGGACCACTCTGCTGCCGCCTCCATCTCCTCGGACCACTCTGCTGCCGCCTCCATCTCCTCGGACCACTCTGCTGCCGCCTCCATCTCCTCGGATCACTCTGCTGCCGCCTCCATCTCCTCGGATCACTCTGCTGCCGCCTCCATCTCCTTGGACCACTCTGCTGCCGCCTCCATCTCCTTGGACCACTCCGCTGCCGCTTCCATCTCTTCGGACCACTCCTCTGCCGCCTCCATCTGCGGTCAATCATTCGCTTAGGGGTCTCTGCTCTAACAATTATAAA GGAAGACCCTATAGCTCCATGACGGCGGCAGCAGGCAGGAGGTGTGGCCCGATCTCTGCATGGCACCCAAATCTGTTTCTGCAGGGAGGCGTTTTAGGCATGGGAGGATCCGAGATGAAAAAGGAATATGCCGGTACCGGCGTGTTCTGGCCCCGGCACCGTCTTCCGGATTCTGCTTGGAAAAAGCCAA ATGACATGGGAAGAAGGAAGGTGCAGCAGCATTTgatgcatgaaaaaaaaaataaaaaaaaaaagatagcaAGTTTGCAGCTGGGAGAGGGAGGAGAAGTGCCAATAACTCATGAATCCTTCCTTCCCCATGAATGGACTTACTAA
- the LOC124925518 gene encoding protein DA1-related 2-like isoform X2, translating into MPNSSTLTDLSHSSSSSSVYGDFVSSSGEKKSRFVSWLSKLFNNASDSEPIPKFLQEEPMVFRAPLRFLGDRPRSGREKEELDRAIALSLAEDLNRPPIGGFRWNGDNGQDIARKVHERFSSSFYPPFAPTQYYSRGYRLCSACNRDIGHGNYLSCMGNFYHPECFRCHACGSQIIEHEFSLSARKAYHKSCFKEMSHPRCDVCQHFIPANGASLIEYRCHPYWSQKYCPSHEHDNTARCCSCERLESVNARYVALGDGRSLCLECMESAVMDTGDCQPLYHSIRDYYEGLNMRIDQQIPMLLVERQALNEAIVGEKHGYHHMPETRGLCLSEEQTVTSVLRRPMMGGHRLMGMRTQPQRLTRRCEVTAILVLYGLPRLLTGAILAHELMHAWLRLKGFRNLSPEVEEGICQILSYMWLESEVMTTSSSSSSSSSSKKGARSNTENKIGQFFKHQIEHETSPTYGGGFRAARAAVNKYGLRATLDHIKSTGSFPF; encoded by the exons ATGCCTAATTCCTCAACCCTCACCGACCTATCTcactcctcctcctcctcatctGTTTATG GGGATTTTGTTTCTTCATCCGGAGAGAAGAAGTCTCGATTCGTCAGTTGGTTGAGCAAGCTTTTTAATAACGCCTCAGATAGTGAACCTATACCCAAGTTTCTCCAAGAAGAACCCATGGTTTTCCGTGCTCCTCTTCGTTTTCTG GGTGATCGCCCCCGGTctggaagagaaaaagaagaattgGATCGAGCGATTGCACTTTCTTTGGCTGAAGATTTGAATAGACCACCAATAGGAG GCTTTAGATGGAATGGAGATAATGGCCAAGATATTGCTAGGAAAGTTCATGAGAGATTTAGTTCGTCATTCTACCCTCCATTTGCTCCTACTCAATATTATTCGAGGGGATATCG ATTATGCAGTGCCTGCAACCGTGACATTGGCCATGGAAACTATTTGAGTTGCATGGGAAACTTTTACCATCCAGAGTGCTTCCGATGTCATGCATGTGGTTCTCAGATAATTGAGCATGAG TTTTCTTTGTCAGCGAGGAAAGCATACCACAAATCCTGCTTCAAAGAGATGTCACATCCCAGATGTGATGTTTGTCAACATTTT ATCCCTGCCAATGGAGCTTCTTTGATCGAGTATCGATGCCATCCATACTGGTCCCAAAAATATTGTCCTTCACATGAGCATGACAACACAGCCCGATGCTGCAGCTGTGAGCGTCTAGAG TCTGTGAACGCAAGATACGTTGCCTTAGGAGATGGTCGGAGTCTTTGTCTGGAGTGCATGGAATCTGCTGTGATGGATACGGGTGACTGTCAGCCACTTTACCATTCAATTAGAGATTATTATGAAGGACTGAACATGAGGATCGACCAACAAATTCCTATGCTTCTGGTTGAAAGACAAGCTCTTAATGAAGCAATCGTAGGAGAGAAGCAT GGTTACCATCACATGCCTGAGACAAGGGGTTTATGTTTATCAGAAGAACAAACTGTTACTAGT GTTCTAAGAAGGCCGATGATGGGAGGTCATAGACTGATGGGGATGAGGACTCAACCTCAAAGACTGACACGGAGATGTGAAGTGACTGCTATTCTCGTTCTATATGGCCTCCCTAG GTTGTTGACAGGCGCAATTCTTGCTCACGAGTTGATGCATGCTTGGCTGCGCTTGAAAG GATTTCGTAACCTTAGCCCTGAGGTAGAAGAAGGCATCTGTCAAATTCTTTCATACATGTGGCTTGAGTCAGAGGTAATGACGACGTCATCGTCGTCATCGTCATCATCCTCCTCCAAGAAAGGTGCAAGGTCAAACACAGAGAATAAGATAGGGCAGTTTTTCAAGCATCAGATTGAGCACGAAACCTCTCCAACCTATGGAGGAGGATTTCGGGCTGCTAGAGCTGCTGTTAACAAATACGGTTTGCGTGCCACCCTTGATCACATTAAATCTACCGGAAGTTTTCCTTTTTGA
- the LOC124924087 gene encoding leucine-rich repeat extensin-like protein 5 isoform X1, translating into MADDILNQTGFWLPPDILSDDDDSKTLFLNTRIPFDYRPQVMKTVGLSCSQFPPRAASQKPPMLPVSTHFRSMQPSYVSSNATFRAPFTRNNPLPPPSPRTTPLPPPSPRTTPLLPPSPRTTPLPPPSPRTTLLPPPSPRTTPLPPPSPRTTPLPPPSPRTTPLPPPSPRTTPLPPPSPRTTPLPPPSPRTTPLPPPSPRTSPLPPPSPRTSPLPPPSPRTSPLPPPSPRTTPLPPPSPRTTPLPPPSPRTTLLPPPSPRTTLLPPPSPRTTLLPPPSPRTTLLPPPSPRTTLLPPPSPRTTLLPPPSPRTSLLPPPSPRTTLLPPPSPRTTLLPPPSPRTTLLPPPSPRTTLLPPPSPRTTLLPPPSPRITLLPPPSPRITLLPPPSPWTTLLPPPSPWTTPLPLPSLRTTPLPPPSAVNHSLRGLCSNNYKGQLKHHSSPTQGRPYSSMTAAAGRRCGPISAWHPNLFLQGGVLGMGGSEMKKEYAGTGVFWPRHRLPDSAWKKPNDMGRRKVQQHLMHEKKNKKKKIASLQLGEGGEVPITHESFLPHEWTY; encoded by the exons ATGGCTGACGACATTCTCAACCAAACAGGCTTCTGGCTTCCACCGGATATCCTCTCCGATGATGACGATTCAAAAACTCTGTTTCTTAACACCAGAATTCCTTTTGATTACAGACCACAGGTGATGAAAACCGTAGGCTTGTCATGCAGTCAATTCCCCCCTCGTGCTGCTTCCCAG AAACCACCGATGTTGCCCGTTTCGACTCATTTCAGAAGCATGCAGCCCAGCTATGTAAGTTCAAATGCTACCTTTCGAGCCCCATTTACTCGGAACAATCCGCTGCCGCCTCCATCTCCTCGTACCACTCCGCTGCCGCCTCCATCTCCTCGTACCACTCCTCTGCTGCCTCCATCTCCTCGTACCACTCCTCTGCCGCCTCCATCTCCTCGGACCACTCTTCTGCCGCCTCCATCTCCTCGGACCACTCCTCTGCCGCCTCCATCTCCTCGTACCACTCCGCTGCCGCCTCCATCTCCTCGTACCACTCCGCTGCCGCCTCCATCTCCTCGTACCACTCCGCTGCCGCCTCCATCTCCTCGGACCACTCCGCTGCCGCCTCCATCTCCTCGTACCACTCCTCTGCCGCCTCCATCTCCTCGTACCTCTCCTCTGCCGCCTCCATCTCCTCGGACCTCTCCTCTGCCGCCTCCATCTCCTCGTACCTCTCCTCTGCCGCCTCCATCTCCTCGGACCACTCCTCTGCCGCCTCCATCTCCTCGGACCACTCCTCTGCCGCCTCCATCTCCTCGGACCACTCTGCTGCCGCCTCCATCTCCTCGGACCACTCTGCTGCCGCCTCCATCTCCTCGGACCACTCTGCTGCCGCCTCCATCTCCTCGGACCACTCTGCTGCCGCCTCCATCTCCTCGGACCACTCTGCTGCCGCCCCCATCTCCTCGGACCACTCTGCTGCCGCCTCCATCTCCTCGGACCTCTCTGCTGCCGCCTCCATCTCCTCGGACCACTCTGCTGCCGCCTCCATCTCCTCGGACCACTCTGCTGCCGCCTCCATCTCCTCGGACCACTCTGCTGCCGCCTCCATCTCCTCGGACCACTCTGCTGCCGCCTCCATCTCCTCGGACCACTCTGCTGCCGCCTCCATCTCCTCGGATCACTCTGCTGCCGCCTCCATCTCCTCGGATCACTCTGCTGCCGCCTCCATCTCCTTGGACCACTCTGCTGCCGCCTCCATCTCCTTGGACCACTCCGCTGCCGCTTCCATCTCTTCGGACCACTCCTCTGCCGCCTCCATCTGCGGTCAATCATTCGCTTAGGGGTCTCTGCTCTAACAATTATAAA gGTCAGCTAAAACATCACTCTTCTCCCACACAGGGAAGACCCTATAGCTCCATGACGGCGGCAGCAGGCAGGAGGTGTGGCCCGATCTCTGCATGGCACCCAAATCTGTTTCTGCAGGGAGGCGTTTTAGGCATGGGAGGATCCGAGATGAAAAAGGAATATGCCGGTACCGGCGTGTTCTGGCCCCGGCACCGTCTTCCGGATTCTGCTTGGAAAAAGCCAA ATGACATGGGAAGAAGGAAGGTGCAGCAGCATTTgatgcatgaaaaaaaaaataaaaaaaaaaagatagcaAGTTTGCAGCTGGGAGAGGGAGGAGAAGTGCCAATAACTCATGAATCCTTCCTTCCCCATGAATGGACTTACTAA
- the LOC124926251 gene encoding serine/threonine-protein phosphatase PP1 isozyme 4, with translation MDPVVLDKIIDRLLEVRSAKPGKLVQLTESEIKQLCIASRDIFISQPNLLELEAPIKICGDIHGQYSDLLRLFEYGGFPPQSNYLFLGDYVDRGKQSLETICLLLAYKIKYPENFFILRGNHECASINRIYGFYDECKRRFNVKIWKSFTESFNCLPVAALIDDRILCMHGGLSPDLNNLDQIRELPRPTAIPDAGLLCDLLWSDPSREVKGWGMNDRGVSFTFGPDKVSEFLTKHDLDLVCRAHQVVEDGYEFFADRQLVTIFSAPNYCGEFDNAGALMSVDENLLCSFQILKPAEKKIKFMMSTKI, from the exons ATGGACCCAGTTGTTCTTGACAAGATCATCGATCGCCTTTTAGAGGTCCGATCAGCTAAGCCAGGAAAGCTTGTGCAGCTCACAGAATCGGAGATTAAGCAGCTATGCATTGCTTCTCGCGATATATTCATCTCGCAGCCTAATCTCCTCGAGCTTGAAGCTCCTATCAAAATATGTG GTGACATTCATGGACAGTACAGTGACTTATTGAGGCTCTTTGAGTATGGAGGATTTCCTCCACAATCCAATTATCTATTTCTTGGGGATTATGTTGATCGTGGAAAACAGAGTCTAGAAACTATATGTCTATTGCTTGcctacaaaattaaatatcctGAGAACTTCTTTATCCTTAGGGGTAACCATGAATGTGCTTCTATTAATCGCATTTATGGGTTTTATGATGAATGCAAGCGCCggtttaatgtaaaaatatgGAAATCCTTTACCGAATCTTTCAATTGTCTTCCTGTGGCTGCTCTTATTGATGACCGAATCTTGTGCATGCACGGTGGGCTTTCTCCTGATCTCAATAACCTGGATCAAATCCGTGAGTTACCTCGTCCAACTGCTATCCCAGATGCAGGTTTACTGTGTGATTTGCTTTGGTCTGATCCTAGTAGAGAGGTCAAGGGATGGGGAATGAATGATAGAGGAGTTTCATTCACCTTTGGTCCTGATAAGGTGTCAGAGTTCTTGACAAAGCATGATTTAGACCTGGTTTGTCGAGCTCATCAG GTTGTTGAGGATGGCTATGAGTTTTTTGCGGATAGGCAGCTGGTAACAATATTTTCAGCTCCAAATTACTGCGGTGAATTTGATAATGCTGGTGCCTTGATGAGTGTAGATGAAAACTTGTTGTGCTCGTTCCAAATTCTTAAACCGGCTGAGAAAAAAATCAAGTTCATGATGTCCACCAAAATATGA